One window of Camelina sativa cultivar DH55 chromosome 4, Cs, whole genome shotgun sequence genomic DNA carries:
- the LOC104781199 gene encoding 60S ribosomal protein L12-2 produces MPPKLDPSQIVDVYVRVTGGEVGAASSLAPKIGPLGLAPKKIGEDIAKETAKEWKGLRVTVKLTVQNRQAKVTVVPSAAALVIKALKEPERDRKKVKNIKHNGNISFDDVIEIARIMRPRSIAKELSGTVREILGTCVSVGCTVDGKDPKDLQQEIQEGEIDIPEN; encoded by the coding sequence ATGCCGCCGAAGTTGGACCCGAGCCAGATCGTCGATGTGTACGTCCGTGTAACCGGAGGTGAGGTCGGAGCCGCCAGTTCCCTAGCTCCAAAGATCGGTCCTCTCGGTCTCGCACCGAAGAAGATCGGAGAAGACATCGCCAAGGAGACGGCCAAGGAATGGAAAGGGCTCCGTGTCACAGTGAAGCTGACTGTTCAGAACCGTCAGGCTAAGGTCACTGTCGTCCCATCAGCTGCAGCTCTCGTCATCAAGGCGTTGAAGGAGCCGGAGAGAGAcaggaagaaggtgaagaacatTAAGCACAATGGTAACATCTCATTCGATGATGTGATTGAGATTGCTAGGATAATGAGGCCAAGATCTATCGCCAAGGAGCTGAGCGGGACTGTGAGGGAGATTCTTGGAACGTGCGTCTCTGTGGGATGCACTGTTGATGGGAAAGACCCTAAGGATCTTCAGCAGGAGATTCAAGAAGGTGAGATCGATATTCCtgagaattaa
- the LOC104784050 gene encoding uclacyanin 1-like → MVTKKIFGFMLVIMFLLSCTSAKLYTVGGDYGWTIKDDSWAEHKKFHVGDSLVFEYDQNINDVAQVSSALEYDSCNSSSPKVVYNTGYDVVTFKEPGHHYFITSNQFQCRVSGLKYDVFVVNDLSPPIPSPPPPSKVHEPSRPAPPPSPSTNHGPSRQIPPPSPSMNHEPPRPTSPPPPPPSKRGKIYKVGDSKGWSVYNSYYYYRWSKDRQFRVGDTLFFQYNNKLNDVREISDDLDFKSCEPNSTVAVYKTGHDLIKLTKPGVHYFVSLKTGLCQAGIKLRVTVQPSTEDVILPDVPKRLSRINRCSRWRPWLCIFRPHH, encoded by the exons ATGGTCACCAAGAAGATCTTTGGCTTCATGCTCgtgatcatgtttctcttgaGTTGCACCTCGGCTAAACTATACACAGTCGGTGGTGACTATGGATGGACCATCAAGGACGACTCTTGGGCTGAACATAAGAAATTCCACGTCGGAGATTCCCTCGTCTTTGAGTACGATCAAAACATCAACGACGTCGCTCAAGTTTCCAGCGCCTTAGAGTATGATTCATgcaattcttcttctcctaaagtTGTTTACAACACCGGATATGATGTTGTAACCTTCAAGGAACCAGGACATCACTACTTCATCACCTCAAATCAATTTCAATGCCGCGTCTCGGGACTTAAATATGACGTTTTTGTCGTCAATGACCTGTCACCTCCGATtccttcaccaccaccaccgagcaAGGTCCATGAACCGTCACGTCCGGCTCCTCCACCATCACCAAGCACGAACCATGGCCCGTCACGTCAGATTCCTCCTCCATCACCGAGCATGAACCATGAACCGCCACGTCCGACTTCTCCGCCACCACCACCCCCGAGCAAGAGAGGAAAGATCTACAAG GTAGGTGATTCTAAAGGATGGAGCGTGTACAACAGTTACTACTATTACAGATGGAGTAAAGATAGACAATTTCGTGTTGGAGATACTCTCTTTTTCcaatacaacaacaaactcAACGACGTTAGAGAAATCAGTGATGATCTTGACTTCAAATCATGTGAACCAAATTCTACCGTAGCTGTGTACAAGACGGGACACGATCTCATTAAGCTCACCAAACCAGGAGTGCATTATTTTGTAAGCTTAAAGACCGGTCTTTGTCAGGCTGGCATTAAGCTTCGAGTCACCGTGCAACCATCAACCGAAGACGTTATTTTGCCTGATGTTCCCAAGAGGCTCTCACGTATTAACCGCTGCAGCAGGTGGCGGCCCTGGTTATGCATTTTCAGACCTCATCACTAA
- the LOC104781198 gene encoding aquaporin PIP2-1-like, with product MAKDVETVPGEGFQTRDYQDPPPAPFFDGAELKKWSFYRAVIAEFVATLLFLYITVLTVIGYKIQSDVKAGGVDCGGVGILGIAWAFGGMIFILVYCTAGISGGHINPAVTFGLFLARKVSLPRAVLYIIAQCLGAICGVGFVKAFQSSYYTRYGGGANSLADGYSTGTGLAAEIIGTFVLVYTVFSATDPKRSARDSHVPVLAPLPIGFAVFMVHLATIPITGTGINPARSFGAAVIYNKSKPWDDHWIFWVGPFIGAAIAAFYHQFVLRASGSKSLGSFRSAANV from the exons ATGGCGAAGGATGTGGAAACCGTTCCCGGAGAAGGATTTCAGACAAGAGACTACCAAGATCCTCCGCCAGCTCCATTTTTTGATGGGGCGGAGCTAAAGAAGTGGTCTTTCTACAGAGCAGTCATAGCCGAGTTCGTAGCTACTCTCCTCTTCTTGTACATCACCGTTTTGACAGTCATCGGTTACAAGATTCAGTCCGACGTTAAGGCCGGCGGCGTTGATTGCGGCGGCGTTGGAATCCTCGGTATCGCTTGGGCCTTTGGTGGTATGATCTTTATCCTCGTGTACTGCACCGCCGGTATCTCTG GTGGTCACATTAACCCAGCGGTGACATTTGGGCTATTCTTGGCACGTAAAGTGTCGTTGCCTAGGGCCGTATTGTACATCATCGCTCAGTGTTTGGGTGCGATTTGTGGAGTTGGATTTGTCAAAGCCTTCCAAAGCTCCTACTACACCCGTTATGGTGGGGGAGCCAACTCTCTCGCCGATGGCTACAGCACAGGGACTGGTCTTGCTGCAGAGATCATTGGTACATTCGTTCTAGTCTACACCGTCTTCTCTGCCACTGACCCCAAACGTAGCGCCAGAGACTCTCACGTTCCG GTGTTGGCGCCACTTCCAATAGGATTCGCGGTGTTCATGGTACATTTGGCTACCATTCCCATCACCGGAACCGGAATTAACCCCGCAAGGAGTTTCGGAGCTGCCGTAATCTATAACAAGAGCAAGCCATGGGATGACCAC TGGATATTTTGGGTTGGACCATTCATTGGAGCTGCGATTGCTGCATTCTACCACCAGTTCGTTCTGAGGGCTTCAGGTTCTAAGTCTCTTGGATCTTTCAGAAGTGCTGCCAACGTCTAA